tgcgtgcgtgcgtgcgtgcgtgcgtgcgtgcgtgcgtgcgtgcgtgcgtgcgtgcgtgcgtgcgtgcgtgcgtgcgtgcgtgcgtgcgtgcgtgcgtgcgtgcgtgcgtgcgtgcgtgcgtgcgtgcgtgcgtgcgtgcgtgcgtgcgtgcgtgcgtgcgtgtgtgcgcgcgcgcgcacacgcatTAATTCGTGTACAagactatatttataaaaactattcttaaacatgaaaataaccatatacaaaatttacgaTATGCTATTATTCTCATACATGTAATTGTATGAAACAATCAATAATCTCtatattcgtgtaatataTAGTGACAGCATTTTTACGTCCGATAATAGCAATAGATAACAATAACAAAAGTGCAAAACCCGAGAGGAAAACAAATTCCGTGAGTGATAGTTTTGTTTGTTCTTTTTTGCGGAAAAGAATGCGTCTATTTAccgttttttaaaatatctctttttcgagataaatttatactttgtaTCGACGCATACGCTTTTGGACGACCTGATTCTccctctctcgcgcgcgcgcatatcAGTTTATAACATGTTTGTAAACTCGAAAAAAGCAATATGGTCATGAAATCAGATGTGTGTCAAAATTAGTTATTCTTATTCACTTGATGGTAACTGTGTgttcgtgtgtgtgtgtgtatgtgtgtgtgtgtaaatccaacaaatatacagaatatatcGCCATCGGAAGAATAAAGTTTCGGAGCAAATACTGCAATTATTCACTCATGTTATCAGCCAATTGTTCCGAATGACGGTGTCCTTCCGTTTCCTACTTGGAGACAGAAAGTGAGATTACCGATTAATGGATAAATGTTACACGTGCAAGTTAACAAAGGACAGCGTTGACAGATTCTTTGGAGAGGTTTTGAAGAGACGAATAGCTCGTAGACGATAAGCGGACTCATCGCGCATCTTTCGccgttaatttttctattaactCTTGCAAAGGCGCCAACTCTCTTCTCTCAATTAGATTGAATtcctataaattaattagattcgATCaatatgaagaataaaattaaacatgttacatgccaattttaatttatattaaatttaagtaatacatttctttctttatataaaattgttactttTAACTATGTTATTTTGTatcatcataaaaaattttaacattatttttgtttttttttttgctaagtattttgatgtatattattgtcatattatcttatatttatgtataatacctgaacaaaaaatatgaaatgctTGAACGATGTATTTAAGTGTGCTTCTTCGCCGAGCTGCACGACTTCGCTGAAGTGCTGATGATAAATGTGAGCATACACTCTGAATAACCGTTTCAGGATGGTTTTTGCGATTGACAAGAAATTTTTCGGAAAAGGGACTCCTACAAAAAGGGTTATCGATGATTTATTCTCacaaaaagtttgaaatgttgatgcataaaaaatgaaataattaccAATTTTCGATGGAAACAGAGTCTCGTCGTCCAATTGATCCTGCACCCAAGTCATCAAGTAGTCTATGTATTTGGGTGCCGAACACTTGATGGGCTTTTTCACCGTATGACCATCAGCCCAATGATACTCGTATTTTGGTCCGGCCGACATGATGGGACAACTCTCCTCTGTACAAAATTCCGTGATAGTGCCATACagcatattaatttgattgaaGAAATCAACagctaaaaaagaaaacatgagagagatagaatttattaattcgaccaatataaaataataaaaatgtaaaaaaaaatg
Above is a genomic segment from Anoplolepis gracilipes chromosome 3, ASM4749672v1, whole genome shotgun sequence containing:
- the LOC140663814 gene encoding MOB kinase activator-like 1, which translates into the protein MSFLFGSRSSKTFKPKKNIPEGTHQYDLMKHAAATLGSGNLRLAVMLPEGEDLNEWVAVNTVDFFNQINMLYGTITEFCTEESCPIMSAGPKYEYHWADGHTVKKPIKCSAPKYIDYLMTWVQDQLDDETLFPSKIGVPFPKNFLSIAKTILKRLFRVYAHIYHQHFSEVVQLGEEAHLNTSFKHFIFFVQEFNLIERRELAPLQELIEKLTAKDAR